Part of the Candidatus Poribacteria bacterium genome, AGGCGGTTTCTCTACCACGCGGCTATCTTGAACTCGATATTGATGAGATCGCTCCAGACGCAGACACACATATCGTTACGTATTGCGGTGGCGGCACCCGTGCGACCCTCTCCGCACAGACCCTAAAAAACATGGGCTACGAAAACGTCTCAGTGCTAACGGGTGGCTTCCGCGGTTGGAAAACCGAAGGACGACCCACTGAAGAATCCGAAGAATAAGCACCTCTATGCACACAAATTAGCATAGATAACAGACCTTGTCAACATCTTAGTATTGAACAGCTCTTTAATTATACCTTGCGGGAGAACAACATTGCTTCAGAGGTTGACGCGCCTTTTTAGGCATCGCTTTCCACTTCGTTCCAAGCTTGGTTTTTGATGTTAAACTGTATAAACACCGAGGGAGAGAATTATGCGCAACAAATATATCCTTTTACCGTTGATACTCCTCGCGCTTTTTGTCGGTGATAGCGATGGACAAAAGGAACAATTAAATGTCTTTACATGGGCAGGCTATGTCAGCGACGACATTCGCGAAGGGTTTGAAAAGGAATATGGGGTAAATGTCCTCATCGATACATACGCCAGCAATGAGGACCTCCTTGCGAAGTTGTTAGCGGGTGCGACAGGATACGACATCATCATGCCGTCCGACTACATGGTGTCAATCCTAATCAAACAGGACCTGTTAGCCGAACTGAATCGCGACAATATCCCCAACTTCCAAAATATCAGTCCTCTGTTTCTCGGTAAATACTTCGATGCTGAAAACCGATATTCCATTCCCTACACGTTCGGCACTGCGGGCATCGCCTACGATTCGTCAGTCGTTACGCCAGCCCCCGACAGTTGGACGTTGCTTTGGGATACGCAATACAAGAACCAATTCAGTATGTTAGACGACCAACGGGAGACCATCGGTGCTGCACTTAAACTACTGGGATACAGCCTGAACACCACCGATCCGGAGGAGATTAAAGCAGCGAAAGAGAAGTTAATTGCTCAGAAACCGCTCGTCAAACAGTATAAAAGCGAGGCGGAAGAACTTCTCATCGCTGGAGATGTTGTCATGGCACACTGCTGGAGTGGCGATGCGTTCCGAGCAACTGAGACCCGTCCGACAATTCGGTACGTGATCCCGAAAGAAGGGTCGAGTCAATTTATCGACGCGGTTTGCATTCCGAAATCCGCACCGCATAAGACACTCGCCGAGCAGTTTATCAATTACCTGCTTCGTCCCGAAGTCAATGCCAAAATTACGGCTTTCACGAAATACGGTACTTGTGTGCCGACAGCGAAAGAATACTTACCGGAACATCTACGGGAACACAAATTCATCTACCCACCGGCAGAAGT contains:
- a CDS encoding sulfurtransferase, translated to MPLKTLEQLVAEAKANVGHISPAELTETEQSVVLIDVRDEPDYDEEHLPEAVSLPRGYLELDIDEIAPDADTHIVTYCGGGTRATLSAQTLKNMGYENVSVLTGGFRGWKTEGRPTEESEE
- a CDS encoding spermidine/putrescine ABC transporter substrate-binding protein; this encodes MRNKYILLPLILLALFVGDSDGQKEQLNVFTWAGYVSDDIREGFEKEYGVNVLIDTYASNEDLLAKLLAGATGYDIIMPSDYMVSILIKQDLLAELNRDNIPNFQNISPLFLGKYFDAENRYSIPYTFGTAGIAYDSSVVTPAPDSWTLLWDTQYKNQFSMLDDQRETIGAALKLLGYSLNTTDPEEIKAAKEKLIAQKPLVKQYKSEAEELLIAGDVVMAHCWSGDAFRATETRPTIRYVIPKEGSSQFIDAVCIPKSAPHKTLAEQFINYLLRPEVNAKITAFTKYGTCVPTAKEYLPEHLREHKFIYPPAEVLESLEWLKDRGDFTRHYNRAWEEIKAK